The Paenibacillus sp. MBLB1832 genome has a window encoding:
- a CDS encoding helix-turn-helix domain-containing protein, with protein MYTVMIVDDDIPVLEFLKTTMKWEELGYHLMGVYANPMDALKAGKQTKIDVLISDIGMPEINGLELIRSLREDDPNMKTVILSCHDEFHYAQAAVKLSVSEYILKETMNVSNITEVLVRLKEQLDAEGNQQSKSRKLEKEVSQHRGASKRQFIRGTVNEPLFDAAEWSAKAEDFGIHLKKHAVLPVFGYANRVKEANSRFQSTDLFEYTIQNIVEELLVDQKEVTLFTYDTGEIVLLFPHFSELHVNNSQKMEMTLRQLQACLQKFAKISFSFITGTPVRDVRALKDQLMRIVEARALRFYLPESSISKLERIREEFGDGGELLAQYAVALDEFRSLVFDERADMIDGFVSKWVDFIQYNRFRPLEVKDWLLKMILDVRMRLKSLQHYQSTFSSELLHHDVHELSSIRELELWLKDYLQQAIQWAGQVYRESHNREILECQRFVYNHLDTKISLEDAAAHLHLHPSYLSRLFKRETGENFIEYVTRLKMEKAKELLEITDKSVEQIADMLGYENKNYFGKLFKTHTGFVPNAYRGQSKPGASS; from the coding sequence ATGTATACCGTTATGATTGTAGATGATGACATTCCTGTGCTTGAATTTCTGAAAACGACAATGAAATGGGAAGAGCTGGGGTATCATTTGATGGGGGTTTATGCGAATCCCATGGATGCGCTGAAAGCGGGCAAGCAAACGAAAATCGATGTGCTGATCAGCGATATTGGCATGCCCGAAATCAATGGACTTGAGTTGATTCGCTCACTTCGCGAGGACGATCCGAATATGAAGACCGTCATTCTTTCATGTCACGATGAATTTCATTATGCGCAGGCGGCTGTGAAGCTTTCAGTCAGTGAATACATTCTGAAAGAGACGATGAATGTCAGTAACATTACTGAGGTACTGGTCAGACTTAAGGAACAGCTGGATGCAGAGGGAAATCAGCAGTCGAAAAGCCGCAAGCTGGAGAAAGAGGTGTCCCAGCATCGCGGCGCCTCTAAGCGCCAGTTCATCCGCGGCACAGTGAACGAGCCGTTATTCGACGCTGCCGAGTGGAGTGCGAAAGCGGAGGACTTCGGTATACACTTGAAGAAGCATGCGGTGCTGCCTGTTTTCGGTTATGCCAATCGGGTGAAGGAAGCGAACAGTAGGTTCCAATCGACCGATCTCTTCGAATATACGATTCAGAATATCGTGGAAGAGCTGCTCGTGGATCAGAAAGAGGTCACCCTCTTCACTTATGATACAGGTGAAATTGTGCTGCTCTTTCCGCACTTCTCCGAGCTGCATGTGAACAACAGCCAGAAGATGGAGATGACACTTCGGCAGCTGCAGGCCTGCTTGCAGAAGTTCGCCAAGATCTCCTTCTCGTTCATTACGGGCACACCTGTACGGGACGTTCGTGCACTGAAAGATCAGTTGATGCGCATCGTGGAAGCACGAGCGCTGCGGTTTTACTTGCCGGAGTCATCCATCAGCAAACTCGAGCGTATTCGCGAAGAGTTCGGAGACGGCGGGGAGCTGCTCGCGCAATACGCGGTGGCGCTGGATGAGTTCCGCAGTCTGGTATTTGATGAGCGCGCGGATATGATCGACGGCTTCGTGTCGAAATGGGTGGACTTCATCCAGTACAACCGTTTTCGTCCCCTTGAAGTCAAGGATTGGCTGCTCAAGATGATTCTCGATGTGCGGATGCGATTAAAATCGCTGCAGCATTATCAATCGACCTTCTCTTCCGAGCTGCTACACCATGATGTGCACGAGCTGTCCTCGATCCGTGAGCTGGAGCTGTGGCTCAAGGATTATTTGCAGCAGGCCATCCAGTGGGCGGGACAGGTGTATCGCGAGTCGCATAATCGTGAGATTCTGGAGTGCCAACGGTTCGTGTACAACCATCTCGATACGAAAATTTCACTCGAAGATGCCGCTGCGCATCTACACCTGCACCCGAGCTACTTGAGCCGCCTGTTCAAGCGGGAAACTGGCGAGAATTTCATCGAGTACGTGACGCGGTTGAAGATGGAGAAGGCGAAGGAGCTGCTGGAAATCACCGACAAAAGCGTGGAACAAATCGCCGATATGCTCGGCTACGAGAACAAGAATTACTTCGGCAAGCTGTTCAAGACGCATACGGGCTTCGTGCCCAATGCGTATCGCGGGCAGTCGAAGCCAGGGGCGAGTTCGTAA
- a CDS encoding cache domain-containing sensor histidine kinase, producing MLNWFRTLSLRNKFVLTILICLVLPSIVSMNVSNFFTRDAVRTQVTDSSRESMRIVNQIVSGQMKNMLYIMNFMQFDEDIQDPILSLSHVDDSTSIGDIFVSKNTIIKRLGTVMNTLGNMYVTLLLPNGQYVATYTTMNFDPRTFMKNSWFPEVEGISGYNVKWIGAEPNYTNGSNQPYVLSAAKKLSLNGLTKGYVIVGLEMTALQQLFNQYENNESMMIIDGRGRILVDRDNSMIGKLFPYYDQLPAENGSSFVKVDGEDYILLSSQVTPEWKLVNMTPYKAAAQQIESFRKTDFGIQMVFLILFAVVLLYVVGTLTKPIAKLVQTVVRIESGQLSERSNISGADEVGRLGYVFDRMIDRIELTLIENKREQELKRKAELAMLQAQINPHFLFNVLNSIRLKIMMKGDEENAELISSLSALLRMTINRNNAYISLHEEIGINEHYVRLLNSRHGDRVVLRVSAASDTLLVQIPRFLLQPLIENAYIHGLKSQSGEITIASRIEEDGRLQVLIKDSGVGMTEERLMELLEHLENATVAQVTEKSSSPTLSGIGINNVFERLRLIYGHRFDYEITSSPGNGTAIALRFPQQPEKEV from the coding sequence GTGCTGAATTGGTTTCGCACCTTATCCTTACGTAATAAATTTGTACTAACGATACTGATTTGCCTGGTTCTACCTTCGATCGTTTCGATGAATGTATCCAATTTCTTTACAAGAGATGCAGTTCGCACACAAGTGACAGACAGTTCACGGGAGTCTATGCGGATCGTTAATCAGATAGTTTCTGGACAAATGAAGAATATGCTGTATATCATGAACTTCATGCAGTTCGATGAGGATATTCAGGATCCTATCCTGAGTTTAAGTCATGTGGATGACAGTACCTCTATTGGGGACATTTTTGTAAGTAAGAATACTATTATTAAAAGACTGGGAACGGTCATGAATACACTAGGAAATATGTATGTCACGTTACTGCTCCCGAATGGCCAGTATGTGGCTACATACACGACCATGAATTTCGATCCCAGAACCTTTATGAAGAATAGTTGGTTTCCAGAAGTCGAAGGGATATCTGGTTATAATGTGAAATGGATTGGAGCCGAACCTAACTACACTAACGGGTCGAATCAGCCGTACGTCCTGTCTGCGGCGAAGAAGCTGAGTTTGAATGGATTGACCAAGGGCTATGTGATTGTTGGTTTAGAGATGACGGCTCTTCAGCAACTATTTAATCAATATGAGAACAATGAATCCATGATGATCATCGATGGGCGGGGACGAATTCTGGTAGATCGAGATAACTCGATGATAGGCAAATTATTTCCATACTATGACCAACTGCCAGCGGAGAACGGTTCGTCCTTTGTGAAGGTAGATGGGGAAGATTATATTTTACTAAGCAGTCAAGTGACGCCCGAATGGAAGCTTGTGAATATGACACCATATAAAGCGGCAGCGCAGCAGATTGAGTCATTTCGAAAGACGGATTTCGGCATTCAAATGGTGTTTCTGATTTTATTCGCAGTCGTGCTCCTTTATGTAGTGGGAACGCTGACGAAGCCAATCGCAAAGCTTGTCCAAACGGTAGTCCGGATCGAATCCGGTCAATTGAGTGAACGCTCGAATATTAGTGGCGCAGACGAAGTTGGACGGCTTGGTTATGTATTTGACCGCATGATCGATCGCATCGAGTTGACACTCATTGAGAATAAGCGCGAGCAGGAGCTCAAGCGCAAGGCAGAGCTTGCGATGCTGCAAGCGCAGATCAATCCTCATTTTTTATTTAACGTACTGAATTCGATTCGGTTAAAAATCATGATGAAAGGCGACGAAGAGAATGCCGAGCTCATCTCCTCCTTATCGGCCCTCCTGCGGATGACGATTAATCGGAACAATGCGTATATTTCGCTGCACGAGGAAATTGGGATTAACGAGCATTATGTGCGTCTGCTCAATTCCAGGCACGGTGATCGGGTTGTTTTGCGTGTGTCCGCAGCTTCCGATACCTTGCTTGTCCAGATTCCACGGTTTCTGCTGCAGCCTTTGATTGAAAATGCGTATATTCATGGCCTTAAAAGTCAATCAGGTGAAATAACAATCGCTTCCAGAATCGAAGAGGACGGCAGGCTTCAAGTGCTTATCAAAGACTCTGGCGTTGGGATGACAGAAGAGCGACTAATGGAGCTTCTTGAGCATCTGGAGAACGCTACTGTGGCGCAGGTAACTGAGAAAAGCAGCAGCCCGACCTTGTCGGGGATCGGTATTAATAATGTGTTTGAACGGCTGCGTCTGATCTATGGCCATCGGTTCGATTATGAGATCACGAGCAGTCCAGGCAATGGAACTGCAATTGCATTACGCTTTCCACAGCAACCCGAGAAGGAGGTATGA
- a CDS encoding ABC transporter substrate-binding protein: protein MKKSLLVLSGVLAISTALAGCGKSDDNAAATAKAGSTAAATTAAKAPVTIKVQAWYTEAQGNWNATVEAYNKTHPNVKVVYESMSEKGDSQEGMKKLDLLAASGEQMDVVMYASASDFAQRVGAGILEPLDAYLKKDNIVVKDEYKIDPIVNGKYYALPGKMIEWFVLLNKDKLDAAKLPVPTEWTWNDYAEYAKKLTSGEGAAKQYGSYFHTWKDYAILGLNNDMENPYLVKSDGTENIDNPKVRFSLNLRNQMENIDKTSVPYFEVVSQKMAYRDVFYGGKTAMLATGNWMVGELAQNAKFNTVFAPYPKYDAKDPNGLTEVGADFMGVAANSKNKQAAYDFVKWYTTEGIQTQGLFFSGWKKADINANVEAILKSGKPETVAKIDKASLLSTLKVNKATKLVVPPTYALQQEKEYTTQVELFLTGKQDLEKTISTAKAKIEDIRKSNAK, encoded by the coding sequence ATGAAAAAGAGTTTACTCGTATTAAGCGGTGTTCTTGCCATTAGTACAGCACTTGCAGGTTGTGGCAAAAGCGATGATAACGCAGCGGCTACAGCAAAAGCGGGCAGCACAGCGGCTGCAACAACAGCAGCAAAAGCGCCTGTTACAATTAAAGTACAAGCATGGTACACAGAGGCTCAAGGTAACTGGAACGCGACGGTAGAAGCTTACAACAAAACTCACCCGAACGTAAAAGTTGTGTATGAGAGCATGTCCGAGAAAGGCGATTCCCAAGAAGGGATGAAAAAGCTTGATCTATTGGCCGCTTCGGGCGAGCAAATGGACGTTGTGATGTACGCCAGCGCATCCGATTTCGCACAACGTGTAGGTGCGGGTATTCTGGAACCGCTTGATGCTTACTTGAAAAAAGATAACATTGTTGTCAAAGATGAATATAAGATTGATCCAATTGTAAATGGCAAATACTATGCGCTTCCTGGTAAAATGATTGAATGGTTCGTTCTGTTGAACAAAGATAAATTAGACGCTGCCAAGCTTCCAGTTCCAACAGAGTGGACTTGGAATGATTACGCGGAATATGCGAAGAAGTTGACTTCTGGTGAAGGCGCTGCGAAACAATACGGTTCCTACTTTCACACTTGGAAAGACTACGCCATCCTTGGTTTGAACAATGACATGGAGAATCCATACCTGGTGAAATCCGATGGTACGGAGAACATCGATAACCCGAAAGTTCGTTTCTCCTTGAACCTTCGTAATCAAATGGAAAACATCGACAAAACATCGGTGCCTTACTTCGAAGTTGTTTCCCAAAAAATGGCGTATCGTGATGTATTCTACGGCGGAAAAACAGCGATGCTAGCAACAGGTAACTGGATGGTTGGCGAGCTTGCACAAAATGCGAAGTTTAACACCGTATTCGCTCCGTATCCGAAATATGATGCGAAAGATCCGAACGGTTTGACCGAAGTAGGCGCAGACTTCATGGGTGTTGCTGCGAACTCCAAAAACAAACAAGCGGCTTATGATTTCGTGAAATGGTATACAACAGAAGGTATCCAAACGCAAGGTCTGTTCTTCTCCGGTTGGAAGAAAGCCGATATTAATGCAAATGTAGAGGCTATTCTAAAAAGCGGCAAACCAGAAACAGTAGCGAAAATCGACAAAGCGTCCTTGCTGTCCACATTGAAAGTGAACAAAGCAACGAAATTGGTTGTTCCACCAACGTACGCGCTGCAACAAGAGAAAGAATACACAACGCAAGTTGAGTTGTTCTTGACGGGCAAACAAGATTTAGAGAAAACCATTTCCACAGCAAAAGCGAAAATCGAAGACATTCGTAAAAGCAACGCCAAGTAA
- a CDS encoding carbohydrate ABC transporter permease, translating into MNKNKSLKKILLTIVMALFGILFMSPFIWMISASMKPEADVFLFPIQWVPKHWHMVENYKTVWTTKFPLYYWNSIKVSVITTALSVLFSSMAAYAFSKIKFRGSAVIFIIVLIIYMIPSQAILVPQFLLLRWMGLYDTHVGLILLGSFSVLGTFMLRQFYLGIHDEYMESARIDGAGHARIFWTICTPLVRPAIATYAILRFIWTWNDYQNPLIFLRTKTLYTLPLGIHSFADLNGEFYSLIMAASVSAILPLLIIFIIGQKQVIEGISMGGVKG; encoded by the coding sequence ATGAACAAGAACAAAAGTTTGAAAAAAATACTGCTAACCATAGTGATGGCCCTGTTCGGCATCCTGTTCATGTCGCCATTCATTTGGATGATCTCCGCTTCCATGAAGCCTGAGGCCGACGTCTTTCTTTTCCCAATACAGTGGGTACCGAAGCATTGGCATATGGTTGAAAATTATAAAACCGTATGGACGACGAAGTTTCCGCTCTATTACTGGAATTCGATTAAAGTATCGGTGATTACAACCGCCTTGTCGGTATTGTTCTCATCGATGGCGGCGTACGCTTTCTCCAAAATCAAGTTCCGAGGCAGCGCCGTGATCTTCATAATCGTGCTTATTATTTACATGATTCCAAGCCAGGCGATTCTCGTGCCTCAATTCCTACTTCTTCGCTGGATGGGCTTGTACGATACCCACGTTGGACTTATTCTTCTCGGGTCCTTCAGTGTACTCGGTACCTTCATGCTGCGCCAGTTCTATCTCGGTATTCATGATGAATATATGGAATCTGCTCGCATCGACGGAGCGGGTCACGCTCGTATCTTCTGGACGATCTGTACACCGCTTGTGCGTCCAGCGATTGCCACATATGCCATCCTGCGCTTTATCTGGACCTGGAATGATTACCAGAATCCATTGATTTTCCTAAGAACGAAGACGCTGTACACACTTCCGCTGGGGATTCACTCCTTTGCCGATTTAAACGGCGAATTCTACTCGCTGATCATGGCTGCATCCGTTTCGGCGATCTTGCCGCTTCTTATCATTTTCATCATCGGACAGAAGCAAGTCATCGAAGGTATTTCTATGGGTGGGGTTAAAGGGTGA
- a CDS encoding carbohydrate ABC transporter permease: protein MANHIQSQASSIPTTKVRPKRSNQQFRENLAGYAFASPMLLGLGVFTLFPIIASFFLSFTNWNFVAGFSKVKFLGLDNFTKLVHDSVFLLSLKNNMILMIVVPLTLIISLVLAVLIDKQVYFKGFFKIVYFIPYISSVVAVAIVFQVLFHPTYGPINQTLMDWGFANPPKWLADPDYALYCVMGLMVWINIGYNMIIFMAGLQSIPKDLYEAADIDGASKMKQFISITIPLLSPTTFFLLVSGIIGTFKAFDVISVLTNGGPANSTNVVVFRLYETAFINLQSGYASAMAIVLLILVLLITLIQWFGQRKWVNY from the coding sequence ATGGCTAACCATATACAATCACAAGCTAGCAGTATCCCTACTACGAAAGTGAGACCGAAACGGTCCAACCAGCAATTTCGCGAGAATTTGGCTGGATATGCTTTCGCTAGTCCCATGTTGCTCGGCTTAGGCGTCTTCACGCTATTTCCAATTATCGCTTCCTTCTTCTTAAGTTTTACGAACTGGAACTTTGTGGCCGGGTTCTCGAAAGTGAAATTCCTTGGATTGGACAACTTCACGAAGTTAGTTCACGACAGCGTCTTCTTACTTTCATTGAAAAATAACATGATTCTGATGATCGTTGTACCGTTAACGCTCATTATTTCGTTAGTCTTAGCGGTTCTGATTGATAAGCAGGTGTATTTCAAAGGCTTTTTCAAAATCGTCTACTTCATTCCGTACATTTCAAGCGTCGTTGCGGTAGCGATCGTATTCCAAGTGTTGTTCCACCCAACTTATGGACCGATCAATCAAACATTGATGGACTGGGGCTTTGCGAATCCGCCGAAATGGCTGGCAGACCCTGATTATGCCCTATATTGTGTCATGGGGCTGATGGTATGGATCAATATTGGTTACAACATGATTATTTTCATGGCTGGTTTGCAATCGATTCCGAAGGATCTGTATGAAGCTGCGGATATTGACGGTGCCTCCAAAATGAAACAATTTATCAGCATTACCATTCCTTTATTATCACCAACGACGTTCTTCTTGCTCGTCTCAGGGATTATCGGAACGTTCAAAGCTTTCGATGTCATCTCTGTGCTGACAAATGGCGGACCTGCGAACTCCACGAACGTTGTCGTGTTCCGCTTATATGAAACAGCCTTTATCAACCTCCAATCCGGCTATGCCTCTGCGATGGCGATTGTTTTGCTGATTCTCGTGCTGCTGATCACCTTAATCCAATGGTTCGGCCAACGGAAATGGGTCAATTATTAA
- a CDS encoding DEAD/DEAH box helicase, translating to MTTRSFHDYGLSEDITRALTTLGYTQPTDVQHGVIPIALQERDLTVKSRTGSGKTAAFGIPICELVEWGENRPQALILTPTRELADQVKQDMINIGRFKRIKAVALYGKQPFARQKLELHQKCHVVVGTPGRVLDHIQKGTLDVERLRYLVIDEADEMLRMGFIEQVGAIIDELPTDRTTMLFSATLPTDVEQLCHQYLRDPIDIEIETPEAAKVQIEHSLMTVREADKWTVLQDLLVVENPDNCIIFCRTQEHVDHLFRQLDGLDFPCDKIHGGMVQDDRFLVMNAFKRGEFRFLVATDVAARGIDVEDITHVINYDLPMEKESYVHRIGRTGRAGKTGKAISFVTPHEDKFIAEIEAYLGFEIPRRDTPAPDEVAEKQADFDRKMMATPVIKRDRSDQLNKGIMKLYFNGGKKKKIRAVDFVGTLAKLEGVTAEDIGIITIQDTVSYVDILNGKGPMVLKMMKNTTIKGKLLKVHEAKK from the coding sequence GTGACAACAAGAAGTTTTCATGATTATGGATTAAGCGAGGACATTACCCGCGCGCTGACGACACTCGGCTATACGCAGCCGACCGATGTGCAGCATGGGGTTATTCCGATCGCGCTGCAGGAGCGGGATCTCACCGTGAAGTCGCGGACGGGAAGCGGGAAAACAGCAGCGTTCGGCATTCCGATTTGTGAACTCGTGGAGTGGGGCGAGAATAGGCCGCAGGCGCTGATTCTGACACCGACGCGGGAGTTAGCGGATCAAGTAAAACAGGATATGATCAATATTGGGCGGTTCAAACGCATTAAGGCGGTGGCGTTGTACGGGAAGCAGCCATTCGCCAGACAGAAGCTGGAGCTGCACCAAAAATGCCATGTGGTTGTAGGCACGCCAGGGCGTGTGCTGGATCATATTCAGAAGGGGACGCTGGATGTGGAGCGGCTCCGTTATCTGGTCATTGACGAGGCGGACGAAATGCTGCGCATGGGCTTCATCGAGCAGGTGGGCGCCATCATCGATGAGCTGCCGACGGATCGCACGACGATGCTGTTCTCGGCCACATTGCCGACGGATGTCGAGCAGCTGTGCCATCAATATTTGCGCGATCCGATTGATATCGAGATTGAGACGCCAGAGGCGGCGAAGGTCCAGATCGAGCATTCGTTAATGACGGTGCGTGAAGCCGACAAATGGACAGTTCTTCAGGATCTCCTCGTGGTGGAGAATCCAGATAATTGTATCATTTTCTGCCGAACGCAGGAGCATGTCGATCATCTCTTCCGTCAATTGGACGGGCTGGACTTCCCATGCGATAAAATCCATGGCGGCATGGTGCAGGACGATCGCTTCCTGGTCATGAATGCGTTCAAGAGGGGTGAGTTCCGTTTCCTCGTGGCTACCGACGTCGCGGCGCGCGGGATTGATGTGGAGGACATCACGCATGTCATCAACTATGATCTTCCTATGGAGAAGGAGAGCTACGTTCACCGCATCGGACGAACAGGCCGCGCAGGCAAAACGGGCAAAGCGATCTCCTTCGTCACGCCGCACGAGGATAAATTCATCGCGGAGATTGAAGCTTATCTGGGCTTCGAAATCCCTCGCAGGGATACACCTGCCCCCGATGAGGTTGCCGAGAAGCAGGCGGATTTCGATCGAAAGATGATGGCGACGCCAGTCATCAAGCGCGATCGCAGTGACCAATTGAACAAGGGCATTATGAAGCTCTATTTTAACGGTGGCAAAAAGAAAAAGATTCGAGCCGTTGACTTCGTTGGCACCTTGGCTAAATTAGAAGGCGTGACGGCCGAGGATATCGGCATCATCACGATTCAAGATACGGTGTCGTACGTCGACATTTTGAATGGAAAAGGTCCGATGGTGCTCAAAATGATGAAGAACACAACGATCAAAGGCAAGTTGCTGAAGGTGCATGAGGCGAAAAAGTAG
- a CDS encoding spore germination protein gives MNSIFSFMQKLLKQKHQNESASDPSAPAIRCLPPQLEDVLLTIRGDLGHSTDLVIRYCMVPSNPLPCKAAIIYMNGLANVRDILDSLFPDYKSGEALLPFVADIAPLPLLKEYLLKNGEISSTSDFETLYHMILSGDTVIVVDGHQEAICASTRDWKDRGVTEPSSQTVVRGPREGFSETLRTNTALIRRKIKDPHLWMETTPIGRITQTDVAIMYIKGLVNDNILEEVRTRLGRIDIDGILESGYIEELIQDETYTPFPTLFNTERPDVVAAALLEGRVAIIVDGTPFVLLVPAVFTHFFQSAEDYYQRADISTLLRLLRYTALIIALLAPATYIAVTTFHQEMIPTTLLINIAAHREGIPFPAFVEALMMEATFEILREAGVRMPRTIGQAVSIVGALVIGQAAVEAGLVGPSMVIVVAITAIASFIIPSFNMGISIRIVRFAFMFLAACLGLYGILIGVIALVLHLCGLRSFGVPYLAPFAPYMKEEQKDSLLRLPHWALIKRPAFISSNNRTKQSNHPPHEPES, from the coding sequence ATGAATTCCATTTTTTCTTTTATGCAAAAACTGCTGAAACAAAAACATCAGAACGAATCCGCGTCGGATCCATCCGCACCTGCGATTCGCTGCTTGCCCCCTCAACTCGAAGACGTGTTGCTGACGATTCGGGGCGACCTAGGACATAGTACGGATCTCGTGATCCGGTACTGCATGGTTCCGTCTAACCCTTTGCCTTGCAAAGCAGCAATCATTTATATGAATGGCCTTGCCAACGTCAGAGACATCCTGGATTCGCTGTTCCCTGATTATAAATCGGGAGAAGCCTTACTGCCATTCGTCGCAGACATCGCTCCGCTGCCGCTGCTCAAAGAATACTTATTGAAGAATGGTGAAATCAGCTCTACGTCCGATTTCGAAACGCTCTATCACATGATTCTTTCAGGGGATACCGTCATTGTCGTGGATGGTCATCAAGAAGCTATCTGTGCAAGCACACGAGATTGGAAAGATCGCGGTGTAACCGAACCCTCCTCCCAAACGGTAGTCAGAGGTCCTCGGGAGGGCTTTTCCGAAACGTTGCGCACGAATACCGCTTTAATTCGAAGGAAAATTAAAGATCCGCATTTATGGATGGAAACAACACCAATCGGACGTATCACCCAAACCGATGTAGCCATCATGTACATAAAAGGACTTGTGAACGATAACATCTTAGAGGAAGTGCGCACTCGCTTAGGGCGGATTGACATTGACGGGATTTTGGAAAGCGGCTATATCGAAGAGCTGATCCAGGATGAGACCTACACGCCCTTCCCGACTTTATTTAACACAGAACGCCCAGATGTCGTAGCGGCTGCCTTACTTGAAGGGCGCGTCGCGATTATCGTGGATGGAACACCCTTCGTCTTGCTTGTACCTGCGGTATTTACACATTTTTTTCAAAGTGCAGAGGATTATTACCAAAGGGCTGACATTAGTACCCTGCTCCGTTTGCTGCGTTATACCGCTTTAATCATAGCCTTACTGGCACCTGCCACCTATATCGCAGTAACGACGTTCCATCAAGAAATGATTCCAACGACACTGCTGATTAACATCGCCGCGCATCGAGAGGGCATTCCTTTCCCCGCCTTTGTCGAGGCCCTTATGATGGAAGCCACTTTCGAAATTTTGCGTGAAGCAGGTGTCCGCATGCCGCGAACCATTGGACAAGCCGTTTCCATTGTGGGTGCGCTTGTCATTGGACAAGCAGCCGTTGAAGCAGGTCTGGTAGGACCTTCCATGGTCATCGTGGTTGCCATTACCGCGATTGCGAGCTTCATTATCCCCTCCTTTAACATGGGGATTTCCATCCGAATCGTTCGTTTCGCATTCATGTTTCTAGCCGCTTGCTTGGGCTTGTACGGGATCCTTATCGGCGTCATTGCCCTGGTCCTGCATTTATGCGGCTTGCGATCATTCGGTGTTCCTTATTTAGCCCCATTTGCTCCCTACATGAAGGAGGAACAGAAAGATAGTTTACTCCGCCTACCACATTGGGCTTTAATAAAACGTCCTGCTTTCATAAGCTCGAACAATAGAACCAAGCAGTCGAACCATCCGCCGCACGAACCAGAATCGTAA
- a CDS encoding Ger(x)C family spore germination protein, with protein MLIKQVVILLLLPLILTGCWNRKELDQISITTAVGIDKIDDSYNVSVQLLNSDEIASSKGMGQRLPIVTLQVGTGTTIFESIRMLTKSSPRKINSSHLRILVIGEKMAREGISKVLDILSRDHELRSDFNILIAKDATANDILQVLTPLEKIPANKMYSSLISSAKNWGVTTDVDLHQLIYDLVDQGKEPVLSSIHIKGNQSLAKSRDNLSSVLPPASLEYVALGVIHGDRLVGWFNTRESKGYNYALGNLRSTVVVLPCHSGGRLSIELMNTHAKIKAKVVDGQPEATINVEAEGNVGEVACKLDLTSTTTIKDMEDQLGEEIKQMILQSVAKAKSFKSDVFGFGSALHRANYKQWNRMKEEWDQAFVDLPVHVNVQAKILRTGSVVESFVERME; from the coding sequence ATGTTGATCAAACAAGTGGTTATTCTCCTCCTACTCCCCCTAATCCTAACAGGCTGTTGGAATCGCAAAGAACTCGATCAAATTTCCATTACGACAGCTGTTGGTATTGATAAAATAGACGATAGCTACAATGTTTCCGTCCAGTTGCTTAACTCGGATGAGATTGCTTCTTCGAAAGGAATGGGGCAACGGCTGCCGATTGTCACGCTGCAAGTAGGTACGGGTACGACGATTTTCGAATCCATTCGCATGCTTACGAAGAGTTCCCCGCGTAAAATAAACTCGTCCCATTTGCGCATTCTCGTGATCGGCGAGAAAATGGCACGAGAAGGGATCTCGAAAGTCCTGGATATCTTGTCGAGAGATCATGAACTGCGATCCGATTTCAACATTCTTATTGCGAAGGATGCGACTGCGAATGACATCTTACAAGTATTAACACCGCTAGAGAAAATTCCAGCTAATAAGATGTACTCTTCCCTGATTTCATCAGCGAAAAATTGGGGGGTTACAACAGATGTCGATCTGCATCAACTCATTTACGATCTCGTTGATCAAGGGAAGGAGCCTGTTCTTTCAAGTATTCATATCAAAGGAAATCAATCTTTGGCAAAATCACGAGATAATTTGAGCTCCGTCCTACCACCGGCATCATTGGAATATGTTGCATTGGGTGTTATTCACGGAGACCGATTAGTTGGCTGGTTCAATACCAGAGAAAGCAAAGGTTACAACTATGCTTTAGGGAATTTACGCAGTACCGTCGTTGTTCTCCCTTGTCATTCAGGCGGCCGGCTGTCCATTGAACTAATGAATACCCATGCGAAAATAAAAGCGAAGGTTGTGGATGGACAGCCCGAGGCTACGATTAATGTTGAGGCCGAAGGAAATGTTGGAGAGGTTGCCTGTAAGTTGGATTTAACGTCGACAACTACGATCAAGGACATGGAAGATCAGTTGGGGGAGGAAATTAAACAAATGATCCTTCAGTCTGTAGCCAAAGCGAAATCTTTCAAATCAGATGTCTTCGGGTTCGGGTCCGCTCTCCATCGTGCCAATTATAAGCAATGGAATCGAATGAAGGAGGAATGGGATCAAGCTTTCGTTGATCTGCCTGTCCACGTCAATGTGCAGGCCAAAATTCTCCGCACAGGTTCCGTAGTTGAATCCTTCGTTGAACGAATGGAGTGA